GTTTTCTTTTTTTCATTTTTAATAGATAGTTTAATAAAATTAAAAGTAAGTAAAATAGTTTTCGTAAATGAAGCAAGAAAAGAATATGAAAGATATGTTGATCATAAATTAGTCCATATTAGAGAAAGTGAGGATGTGAGTAAATTATGGAAATAAGAAGACCTAATGTTGAGGGATATAAGGTAGGGAATTTATCTCCTAATGTTAAATTTACTAAAGAATTAAAAATAAAAGAAGGAGAGAAAAGACCTAGTAAAGAATTTACATCATCGCTTGAAAAAATGAGATCAGAAATGTGGTTTCCTAATAAGGATATTACAACTATTCATATAAAAAATGAAATAAAAAAAATAGAAGGTATAAGAGTTGTTAAATATTCTAAAGATGATGAAGATAAAGAAAAATTAATAATATTTTTCCATGGTGGAGGATATTATGGAGGATCAACTGATACTATACAGAATACTTGTAGATATATGGCAGAACAAACGGGTGCTACTGTAATTTCTGTAGATTATTCACTTGCACCAGAGTTTCCATATCCGACTTCAATTAATGAAGGATATACTGTTTTAAAATATTTTGAAAATAGATATGATAGTATATATGTTGGTGGGGATAGTGCAGGAGGAGGTCTTGCGTGTTCAGTAGTAATTAAAGATATAGAAGAGGGAACTAAAATTTGTGATGGATTAATAATGTACTATCCTGTATTACTTATAGACTTAAAAGATAATTGTAGGGAAGATTTTGTTTGGGATATTAAAGAATATGATATAGATGAAACAAGCCCTGATGCAGGACTTATGAAATCAGAAGCAAGTGGTTTAAAGTATGCTATGTCATATATTAAGGATATGTATATTAAAACTAATGAATCCATTGATAATTACTATATTTCTCAAATAAATGCTCCAGATAGTTTATTAAGACAATTTCCTAAAACATTAATATTTACAGTAGAATACGATTATTTAAGATTAGAAGCTGAATATTTCCATAAAAGACTAAGAGAAAATGCAGTAAAATCTATAGGGATTAGATATGCAGGAGAGGTACATGCTTTTATAGATAAAACTGGATTTAATGATAATATTATAGATAGTGTTGATGAAATAAGGGAGTTTATAAAATGATTAAAGAAATAATTAGTTCGGAAATAAGTAATATTTTATCACTGCATAGTGAAGAATATAATGAAAAAGGATATTATTTTGAAAATGATGGACATGAAATATATTATGAGGTAAGTGGTAATGAATACGGAATACCTGTAGTTTTTGTACATGGTGGGCCAGGATCACCTATGGGAGACTATGCAAAAAGATTTTTTAATAAAGATAAGTATAGGATAATAGTTATAGACCAAAGAGGTTGTGGTATGAGTAAACCTTTTGCTAAAATGAAGAATAATAATACTTTTTCGTTGATAGATGACATGGAAAAAATAAGAGAAAAATTAAGTATAGATAAATGGATAGTATTTGGAGGTTCTTGGGGCTCAACACTTTCTTTAGTTTATGCAATAAATCATCCAGAAAGAGTACTTAAACTAGTTTTAAGAGGTATATTTTTAGCAAGAGATGAAGATGTTGATTGGCTATATAAAGAAGGTGCTAGCTATGTTTATCCCGAAGAATTTGAAAAATTTATTTCTCCTTTAACAATAGAAGAAAGAAAAAATCCTGTTAAATCATATTTAAAATATTTACAAATGGATTTAGAAACAGCTAAAAAATATGCTAAAGTTTGGTCGGACTGGGAACATTCATGTGTAAGACTTATAAGAAAAGATAATCAAAGTGAAATATCAAAATCAGATATTTCTATGGCTATAATAGAATGTACATATTTTAATAACAATTCTTTTTTACCAACAAAAAACTATATTTTAGAAAATACAAATAAGATAGAAAATATAGAAATAGATATTGTTCACGGTAGATATGATGTAGATTGTAGATTAATAGGAGCATATGACCTATACAAACAACTAAATAATGCTAATTTATACATAATACAAGATGCAGGTCATTCAAGTCTTGAAAAAGGTATAACACATAAACTTATGG
This region of Streptobacillus felis genomic DNA includes:
- the pip gene encoding prolyl aminopeptidase, encoding MIKEIISSEISNILSLHSEEYNEKGYYFENDGHEIYYEVSGNEYGIPVVFVHGGPGSPMGDYAKRFFNKDKYRIIVIDQRGCGMSKPFAKMKNNNTFSLIDDMEKIREKLSIDKWIVFGGSWGSTLSLVYAINHPERVLKLVLRGIFLARDEDVDWLYKEGASYVYPEEFEKFISPLTIEERKNPVKSYLKYLQMDLETAKKYAKVWSDWEHSCVRLIRKDNQSEISKSDISMAIIECTYFNNNSFLPTKNYILENTNKIENIEIDIVHGRYDVDCRLIGAYDLYKQLNNANLYIIQDAGHSSLEKGITHKLMEIMEEYSER
- a CDS encoding alpha/beta hydrolase fold domain-containing protein; its protein translation is MEIRRPNVEGYKVGNLSPNVKFTKELKIKEGEKRPSKEFTSSLEKMRSEMWFPNKDITTIHIKNEIKKIEGIRVVKYSKDDEDKEKLIIFFHGGGYYGGSTDTIQNTCRYMAEQTGATVISVDYSLAPEFPYPTSINEGYTVLKYFENRYDSIYVGGDSAGGGLACSVVIKDIEEGTKICDGLIMYYPVLLIDLKDNCREDFVWDIKEYDIDETSPDAGLMKSEASGLKYAMSYIKDMYIKTNESIDNYYISQINAPDSLLRQFPKTLIFTVEYDYLRLEAEYFHKRLRENAVKSIGIRYAGEVHAFIDKTGFNDNIIDSVDEIREFIK